The sequence below is a genomic window from Sphingobium sp. EP60837.
GGAGCGAATGGCACTCGCCAAGCGGCAGAATGGCGAGCAGGCGCTTCAGCCCGTCATCGCGCCTGAGCAGGGAGGTCCAGCCGGACGACCGCGCCGCCCTCCGGCCGGGGGTGCAACGCGAATTGGCCCCTAAGCTGTCCCGCCAGCGCGCTTGCGATCCGAAGGCCGAGGGAGCTGCCTTTGTCGATTTCGAAGCCGGGCGCGATGCCCTGACCGTTGTCGGCGATCTTCAACGTCAATGTGCCGCTTGAATCCTCCAGCGTCACCTCGATCGACCCGCCGCGATGCGGTAGGCCATGCTCTATCGCGTTGCTCACCGCCTCGGCGACGATCAAGGCGAGCGGCACGGCGACATGGGATTCCAGCGTCAGGTCTGGAGGTGCGGAGACTGTGACGTTGATGTCCCCCCTTCCGCTCGCTTCGACCACATCCTCGGTCAGCCGGGTCAGGAAGGCATGCAGATCCTGCCCCCCTTCCGAAGGATCATATAGCGCGCGGCTGATCCGGCCGATCAGCGACAGGCGGCTGGCCGCATCATCCAGAGCGCGGGCGGCCAGTTCATGATCCACATGACGCCGTTGCAACGACAGCATCGCGGCGACCACCTGAAGATTGTTGGACACGCGATGCTGCAATTCGTGGAACAGCAGTTCGCGATTCTCCGCGAGCGCCCGGCTGCGCTCACGCTCCACAGCCAGATTGAAGTTGGCGCGCTGCATCAAGTGGATGAGGGCGATGTCTATACCCACGACCGCAGCGTAAAAGATGAGAGCCAGGACAACGCCCCCGTCAAACCCGACGGCTGGAGACGCGGGTATGAAGAAATACCAGGACAGCAGTCCGCACAATATCGCAGCGAAAATTCCTGGGCGCATGCCGAACAGGAAGGTCGAAAGGATGACGGCCGGAAAGAAGGACACGAAGGGATAGCCGATTGGCAGGAGCCTCTGCGCGCTTAGCCGCAGCCCAAGTGCGATGCCGCAAAAAAGGGCCGACAGAAGATAAGCGTAGATGGGCCTTGGTAGCAAAAGCGGCAGGCGCTCGACGAACCGTTCGTTGGTGCGCTGCATAAGTCCCCCTGCACTCCAAGAGCGACAGTATCAGAAGATTGCGCGTCTCCAATTGATGGAGATCAAAAAAATTCCGCACCCATGAAAAAGGGGCGCCCGATGCCGGACGCCCCCTCCACTAGCATGTTGATGCGGACTGTTAGTCCTGCGTCAGGAAGTCCGGCAGACCGGCATTGGAGCCGTCATCGTCGCCGCCATTGCCCTTGTCGCTACGCGGACCACGGTCACGGCGCGGGCCGCGATCACCGCCGCGATCACCACCACGACCGCCACGGTCGCCACCGTCACGACGCGGGCCACGGCCACGGTCGCCACGGTCGCCGCGATCACCACGGGGTTCGCGCGGTTCGCGGGCAGGACGGGTGTCCTCCAGCTCTTCGCCGGTTTCCTGATCGACGACGCGCATCGACAGGCGAACCTTGCCGCGCGGGTCGATCTCGAGGACCTTGACCTTCACTTCCTGGCCTTCCGACACGACGTCGGTCGGCTTTTCGACGCGCTCATTCTTCATTTCGGACACGTGGACGAGGCCGTCCTTGCCACCCATGAAGTTCACGAACGCACCGAAGTCGACGATGTTGACGACCTTGCCGTTGTAGATCTTGCCGACTTCCGCTTCCTCGACGATGCCGAGAATCCACTTCTTGGCGGCCTCGATCTGGTCGATGTCGGACGAGCTGATCTTGATGATGCCCTCGTCGTCGATGTCGACCTTGGCGCCGGTTTCCGCAACGATCTCGCGGATAACCTTGCCGCCGGTGCCGATAACATCGCGGATCTTCGACTTGTCGATCTGGATCGTCTCGATGCGCGGGGCGTGGGCCGACAGTTCGCTGCGGGTCGAGGACAGCGCCTTGTTCATCTCACCCAGGATGTGGGCGCGGCCTTCCTTGGCCTGACGCAGCGCGACTTCGAAGATTTCCTGCGTGATGCCGGCAACCTTGATGTCCATCTGCATGGTGGTGATGCCCGCTTCCGTGCCCGCCACCTTGAAGTCCATGTCGCCGAGATGATCTTCGTCGCCCAGGATGTCGCTGAGAACAGCGAAATCCTTACCGTCCAAGATAAGGCCCATGGCGATGCCCGACACCGGACGCTTGAGCGGAACGCCCGCGTCCATCATCGAGAGCGAACCGCCGCAGACCGTCGCCATCGACGACGAGCCGTTGGACTCGGTGATGTCCGACAGGACGCGGATCGTGTAGGGGAACTCGTCCTTGGTCGGCAGCACGGGATGCAGCGCACGCCATGCGAGCTTGCCATGGCCGACTTCACGACGGCCCGGCGCGCCGAAGCGGCCGACTTCACCGACCGAATAGGGCGGGAAGTTATAGTGCAGCATGAAGTTTTCATAATAGACGCCGTTCAGGCCGTCGATCATCTGCTCGGCGTCCTTGGTGCCCAGCGTGGTGGTGCAGATCGCCTGCGTTTCACCGCGGGTGAACAGCGCCGAACCATGGGTGCGCGGCAGGAAGCCGACCATCGCCTCGATCGGACGGATCTGCGTGGTGGTGCGACCGTCGATGCGCTTGCCATCCTTGATGATGGCGGTGCGGACGATTTCCGATTCCAGCTTCTTGGTGACCTTGATGCCGGCCATCACGGACTGCGCGTCCAGACCTTCCTCGGCGAACCATGCCTTCGCCTTGTCGCGCGCGGCGTTGATCGCGTTCGAACGGGCCGACTTGTCGGTCAGCTTGTAAGCAGCGGCAATGTCCTTGCCGATCAGCTTCTTCAGCTTCTTCTTCAGATCCTCGACGTCATCGCCCTTGGCGACTTCCCACGGATCCTTTGCAGCCTTCTCGGCCAGCTGTATGATCGCATCGACAACCTTCTTGCTGGCTTCATGGGCAAACAGGACGGCGCCCAGCATGACGTCTTCCGACAGCTCCTTGGCTTCGGATTCCACCATCATCACGGCGTTGCCGGTAGCGGCCACGACTAGGTCGAGTTCGCCTTCCTTCACCTCATCCGCCGACGGGTTCAGCTGATATTCGCCATCCTTGTAACCGACGCGGGCAGCGCCGATCGGACCCATGAAGGGCACGCCCGACAGGGTCAGCGCGGCCGAAGCGGCGATCATCGCAACGATGTCAGGCTCGCTCTCGCCGTCAAAGCTCAGAACCTGAGCAATGACGTTGATTTCGTTGTAGAAACCTTCGGGGAACAGCGGGCGGATCGGACGGTCGATCAGGCGGCTGGTCAGCGTTTCCTTTTCGGTCGCTCCACGCTCACGCTTGAAGAAGCCGCCCGGAATGCGTCCGGCGGCCGAATATTTTTCCTGATAATGGACGGTGAGCGGGAAGAAGTCCTGGCCTTCCTTCACCGACTTGGCGGCGGTCACGGCGCACAGCACCACGGTCTCGCCATAGGTCGCCAGCACGGCGGCGTCGGCCTGACGCGCAATACGGCCGGTTTCGAGCGTGAGGGTCTTGCCGCCCAGCTCGATTGACACTTTCTTTACATCGAACATGCTTTTTTTCCTTCGCCCGCGCGGCCCTATTGCCGGGCGGGGCCTGTGTGCGGACTAAACCGGCCCGCAGCGGTTTCGGAGCATCATCTGGCCCCTGGGACGGAACGCCTTGCCGAATTGCAAGAGTCCCGGAATCGGAAACGGCCCCGCTGGGGGGCCGTCCCTTCTTTAGCAGACTTACTTGCGCAGGCCCAGCTTGGCGATGAGGTCGGTATAACGCGCCCCATCCTTCTTCTTCAGATAGTCCAGCAGCGAACGGCGCTTGTTGACCAGCATGAGCAGGCCGCGACGGCTGTGGTTATCCTTGTGGTGACCCTTGAAATGCTCGGTCAGGTTCGAAATGCGCTCCGAGAGGATCGCAACCTGAACTTCCGGCGAACCGGTGTCGCCTTCGGCGCGGGCATGTTCCTTGATCAGCGCTTCCTTGCGCTCAGCAGTAATCGACATCGGCTTCCTTTCATTTTAGAGATTAAAGCCGCGCACCACCCGGATCTCCGGGCCACTGGCTTCGACCAGCGCGACGGGCGTTTGCCCCTCCATCGCCAGCATCAGGCCGGTATGCGGTTTCCCCACAAGCACCTTCCCCTGTCGGAGAGCCAATGCGTCGTCGGGAGAGACTGCGAGAGCCGGGATGTCGTCCAGCCCCGCCGTCAACGGCAGCATAAGCTGCGCGATGCCGCCGCCCCTAGCAGCTTCGTCCAATTTGTCCAGCGAAATCGCGGTTTCCAGGGCGAACGGCCCCGCCTTCACCCGGCGGAGCATGGTGACATGGCCGACCGTGCCGAGCGCCAGCGCGAAGTCGCGCGCGAGGGAGCGGATATAGGTGCCCTTGGAGACATGGGCGGTGAGGGTGACACCCGCCAATCTATCGTCACCCTGAATTTGTTTAGTTTCGCTGGCCTGTCGGCTCAGGGTCCATTCCTCCTCACACGCATCCGCTCCCGAAGGCGCGATGGATGCTGAAACAAGTTCAGCATGACGGACCGTGAGGGAGTGGATCGTCACCGACCGCAGCTTCATCTCGACCTCCTGCCCCTGACGGGCAAGGTCATAGGCACGCGAGCCGTCGATCAGGATCGCGGAAAAGGCAGGAGGCGCCTGCTCGATCGCCCCGGTGAAGCGCGGCAATACCGCCTCGACCTCCGCCAGCGTCGGCCGGTGGTCGCTCGTCGCGATCACCTTTCCTTCCAGGTCCAGCGTGTCCGTCTGCGCGCCGAACGCAATCGTGAAGTCGTAAATCTTGTCGCTGTCGAGCATCCGCCCCGCGAGCTTCGTCGCCTCGCCCACCGCCACCGGTAACACGCCGGTCGCTAGCGGATCGAGGGTTCCGCCATGACCGACCTTCACCTTGCCCGCGCCACTCTGCCGCAGCGCGCGTTTGACGGCGCTCACCGCCTGGGTGGAGCCAAGGCCATGGGGTTTGTCGAGGATGATCCAGCCGTGCATGGCCGGGCCCCTACCGGGGGACGGCGCTGCTGTCAGCCCTCTTCGTCCGGTTCGGCCAGGTCGCGCGCCACTTTGGGATCGCGCAGCAGTCGGTCGATATGACTGCCTTCGTCGAAACTCTCGTCCGCCAGGAATTTGAGCTTGGCCGCATATTTGAGGCGGATGCGATGCGCGACCTCGCGCTGGAGATAGGCGGTATTGGTCCGGAGCGCCTTCAGCACAGCTTCCTCATCCTGCCCCAGCAGCGACTTCACGAACACGGTGGCGTGGCGCAGGTCGGGCGACATGCGCACTTCAGTGACGCTGACCACATGCTTCGCCAGCACATCATCATGCACGTCGCCGCGCTGAAGGATGTCGGACAGGACATGGCGCACTTGCTCCCCAACGCGGAGGAGGCGGACAGAGGGACCTTCGGGTTGATTGGACATGATCAATCCTCGTCATCCCAGCGAAAGCTGGGATCTCAAGCGGCTATGAACGACCAAGAGGCACGAGACCCCAGCTTTCGCTGGGGTGACGCACTTTCTTAAAGCGTCCGGGCGCGCTCTTCGACCTCGAACAGTTCCAGCGTATCGCCGACCTTGATGTCGTTCGTGTCCTGCAGCACCGCGCCACACTCCATGCCCGCACGCACTTCGGACACATCGTCCTTGAAGCGGCGGAGCGAAGCGATGTGCGTGCGCGAGACGATGACATCGTCGCGGGTAAGGCGTGCATTGAGCCCCTTGCGGATGATGCCGTCGAGAACGAGCAGACCCGCCGCCTTGTCCTTCTTGCCCGCCGGGAACACCTGCAGCACTTCGGCCCGGCCGACGATCGTCTCGATCCGCTCGGGAGCGAGCTGGCCCGCCATTTCGCCACGGACTTCTTCGAGCAGGTCGTAGATCACGTCATAATAGCGCAGCGAGATTTTCTCGCGCTCCGCCAACTGACGCGCCTTGGCATTGGGACGCACGTTGAAGCCGATCAGCGGCGCGCGGCTGGCGGCTGCCAGCGTGACGTCGCTTTCGGTGATCGCGCCGACACCGGAATGCAGGATGCGGACCTTGATCTCGTCGGTCGAGATGCGGTTGAGCGACGATACGATCGCTTCTACAGACCCCTGCACGTCACCCTTCACCACCACCGGATATTCGATGACCGTGGTGTTGAGCGCCGAGAACATATGTTCGAAGCTGGTCGGAGCCGCCGTGGTCCGCTTCTTGGTAGCCTGTTCCTGGCGGTAGGCCGCGACTTCGCGGGCCCGCGCTTCATTTTCAACGACGGTCATCTGGTCACCGGCGAGCGGAACGCCCGACAAGCCCAGAACCTCGACCGGGGTCGAAGGTCCTGCGACCTTCACATTTTGGCCCTTGTCGTTGATGAGCGCGCGCACCTTGCCGCTTTCGGCGCCGATGACGAAGGTGTCGCCGACCTTCAGCGTACCCTTGCGCACCAGCACGGTCGCAACCGCGCCGCGGCCCTTGTCCAGCTGCGCCTCGACCACATTGCCTTCGGCAGCGCGGTCGGGGTTGGCCTTCAGCTCGAGCAGTTCGGCCTGGAGCAGGATTTTTTCGATCAGCGTATCGAGGCCGGTCTTCTTGAGCGCGGACACTTCGACGTCCTGCGTCTCACCACCCATGTCTTCGACGATCACCTCATGCTCCAGCAGACGCTCGCGCACCTTCTGGGGATTGGCTTCGGGCTTATCGACCTTGTTGATCGCCACGATCATCGGCACGCCGGCCGCCTTGGTGTGGTTGATCGCCTCGATCGTCTGCGGCATCAGCCCGTCATCGGCCGCCACCACGAGGATGACGATATCCGTGACGTTGGCGCCGCGCGCGCGCATTTCCGAAAATGCTTCGTGGCCCGGCGTATCGAGGAAGGTGATGATGTCACCGTTCGCCGTCTTCACCTGATAGGCGCCGATATGCTGGGTGATGCCGCCGCT
It includes:
- a CDS encoding sensor histidine kinase; this translates as MQRTNERFVERLPLLLPRPIYAYLLSALFCGIALGLRLSAQRLLPIGYPFVSFFPAVILSTFLFGMRPGIFAAILCGLLSWYFFIPASPAVGFDGGVVLALIFYAAVVGIDIALIHLMQRANFNLAVERERSRALAENRELLFHELQHRVSNNLQVVAAMLSLQRRHVDHELAARALDDAASRLSLIGRISRALYDPSEGGQDLHAFLTRLTEDVVEASGRGDINVTVSAPPDLTLESHVAVPLALIVAEAVSNAIEHGLPHRGGSIEVTLEDSSGTLTLKIADNGQGIAPGFEIDKGSSLGLRIASALAGQLRGQFALHPRPEGGAVVRLDLPAQAR
- the rpsO gene encoding 30S ribosomal protein S15 gives rise to the protein MSITAERKEALIKEHARAEGDTGSPEVQVAILSERISNLTEHFKGHHKDNHSRRGLLMLVNKRRSLLDYLKKKDGARYTDLIAKLGLRK
- the truB gene encoding tRNA pseudouridine(55) synthase TruB, coding for MHGWIILDKPHGLGSTQAVSAVKRALRQSGAGKVKVGHGGTLDPLATGVLPVAVGEATKLAGRMLDSDKIYDFTIAFGAQTDTLDLEGKVIATSDHRPTLAEVEAVLPRFTGAIEQAPPAFSAILIDGSRAYDLARQGQEVEMKLRSVTIHSLTVRHAELVSASIAPSGADACEEEWTLSRQASETKQIQGDDRLAGVTLTAHVSKGTYIRSLARDFALALGTVGHVTMLRRVKAGPFALETAISLDKLDEAARGGGIAQLMLPLTAGLDDIPALAVSPDDALALRQGKVLVGKPHTGLMLAMEGQTPVALVEASGPEIRVVRGFNL
- the rbfA gene encoding 30S ribosome-binding factor RbfA, producing MSNQPEGPSVRLLRVGEQVRHVLSDILQRGDVHDDVLAKHVVSVTEVRMSPDLRHATVFVKSLLGQDEEAVLKALRTNTAYLQREVAHRIRLKYAAKLKFLADESFDEGSHIDRLLRDPKVARDLAEPDEEG
- the pnp gene encoding polyribonucleotide nucleotidyltransferase; its protein translation is MFDVKKVSIELGGKTLTLETGRIARQADAAVLATYGETVVLCAVTAAKSVKEGQDFFPLTVHYQEKYSAAGRIPGGFFKRERGATEKETLTSRLIDRPIRPLFPEGFYNEINVIAQVLSFDGESEPDIVAMIAASAALTLSGVPFMGPIGAARVGYKDGEYQLNPSADEVKEGELDLVVAATGNAVMMVESEAKELSEDVMLGAVLFAHEASKKVVDAIIQLAEKAAKDPWEVAKGDDVEDLKKKLKKLIGKDIAAAYKLTDKSARSNAINAARDKAKAWFAEEGLDAQSVMAGIKVTKKLESEIVRTAIIKDGKRIDGRTTTQIRPIEAMVGFLPRTHGSALFTRGETQAICTTTLGTKDAEQMIDGLNGVYYENFMLHYNFPPYSVGEVGRFGAPGRREVGHGKLAWRALHPVLPTKDEFPYTIRVLSDITESNGSSSMATVCGGSLSMMDAGVPLKRPVSGIAMGLILDGKDFAVLSDILGDEDHLGDMDFKVAGTEAGITTMQMDIKVAGITQEIFEVALRQAKEGRAHILGEMNKALSSTRSELSAHAPRIETIQIDKSKIRDVIGTGGKVIREIVAETGAKVDIDDEGIIKISSSDIDQIEAAKKWILGIVEEAEVGKIYNGKVVNIVDFGAFVNFMGGKDGLVHVSEMKNERVEKPTDVVSEGQEVKVKVLEIDPRGKVRLSMRVVDQETGEELEDTRPAREPREPRGDRGDRGDRGRGPRRDGGDRGGRGGDRGGDRGPRRDRGPRSDKGNGGDDDGSNAGLPDFLTQD
- the infB gene encoding translation initiation factor IF-2 codes for the protein MSDSKEDKPVLGRKPLGIKRTVESGQVQQQFSHGRKNTVVVEVKRRRILGKPGEAGAPTPAPQPDPTPAPVAAPPAPQQPQARAPQPAAPARPAPPQSLMSRQELQAKLLREAEEARMNALEEARRRDDAQRLAATEEEKRRAEENRLAAEAAEAEAARRVTEEAQAPAETPAAEPAPAPAEEQPTAEAPEQRAAQASAPTSATPPPRRFTPVTPIKRPEPAKPERAKRGDDNRRQSGKLTVTRALADDDSARARSLAALKRAREKERRAHYSGGAQQREKQVRDVVVPESITVQELANRMAEKGADLVKALFKMGTAVTLNQPIDQDTAELLVEEFGHRIQRVSDADVEIGIEGDVDSPETLQSRPPVVTIMGHVDHGKTSLLDALRGTDVVAGESGGITQHIGAYQVKTANGDIITFLDTPGHEAFSEMRARGANVTDIVILVVAADDGLMPQTIEAINHTKAAGVPMIVAINKVDKPEANPQKVRERLLEHEVIVEDMGGETQDVEVSALKKTGLDTLIEKILLQAELLELKANPDRAAEGNVVEAQLDKGRGAVATVLVRKGTLKVGDTFVIGAESGKVRALINDKGQNVKVAGPSTPVEVLGLSGVPLAGDQMTVVENEARAREVAAYRQEQATKKRTTAAPTSFEHMFSALNTTVIEYPVVVKGDVQGSVEAIVSSLNRISTDEIKVRILHSGVGAITESDVTLAAASRAPLIGFNVRPNAKARQLAEREKISLRYYDVIYDLLEEVRGEMAGQLAPERIETIVGRAEVLQVFPAGKKDKAAGLLVLDGIIRKGLNARLTRDDVIVSRTHIASLRRFKDDVSEVRAGMECGAVLQDTNDIKVGDTLELFEVEERARTL